In Flavobacterium endoglycinae, one DNA window encodes the following:
- a CDS encoding class I SAM-dependent methyltransferase, whose protein sequence is MNTWTQRWDDRYKNEEFAYGTAPNNYLKEQIEKLETGTILFPAEGEGRNAIFAAKLGWQVSAFDISEEGRNKALLLAKNNNVSIDYQVGELETLDFQNEQFDAIGLIYAHFPAAIKSKIHKQLDNLLRKDGILIFEAFSKKHLEYVTKNEKVGGPKDIESLFSIEEIKADFSNYEIIELEEKEIELNEGLFHNGTGSVIRFVGKKK, encoded by the coding sequence GTGAACACCTGGACTCAAAGATGGGACGATCGTTACAAAAATGAAGAATTTGCATACGGCACAGCACCCAACAATTACTTAAAAGAACAAATTGAAAAATTAGAAACTGGAACCATACTTTTTCCTGCTGAAGGCGAAGGTCGAAATGCCATATTTGCTGCAAAATTAGGCTGGCAAGTTTCGGCTTTTGATATTAGTGAAGAAGGCAGAAACAAAGCGCTTCTTTTAGCAAAAAACAATAATGTTTCAATCGATTATCAGGTTGGCGAATTGGAAACTTTAGATTTTCAAAATGAACAATTTGATGCCATTGGGTTAATTTATGCACACTTTCCTGCTGCTATAAAATCTAAAATTCATAAACAGCTTGATAATCTTTTACGCAAAGATGGAATTCTAATTTTTGAAGCTTTTAGCAAAAAGCATTTAGAATATGTAACCAAAAATGAAAAAGTTGGCGGACCAAAAGACATTGAATCTTTATTTTCAATAGAAGAAATAAAAGCTGATTTTTCTAATTATGAAATCATTGAATTAGAAGAAAAAGAAATCGAACTCAACGAAGGTTTATTCCATAACGGAACGGGTTCTGTGATTCGTTTTGTAGGGAAGAAAAAATAA
- a CDS encoding alginate export family protein: protein MKKLKLILILIAGLSFELQAQELDVNLQIRPRFEYRNGYKQLLQEGQKGTSQISQRSRLNFNYKQEDLIVKLTLQNTRTWGDVTPTAIADKNGVAVFEAWAQYNFTEKWSARMGRQVLSYDNQRILGEQDWAQQAESHDALTVSFHTETQKLDFGGAYNSTAENIIQTPYTVSNYKTLQYAWYHNQFNEHLGASFLVLNTGYEYAPNPNPDNKLIVDYKQTFGPYVAYKTSKIDTNFWVYGQTGKSNDLQVSAWNAAANFGYNITEAFKLGLGYEFLSGKSTNDGSTVIKSFNPIFGTNHGFNGYMDYFYVGNHLNSVGLQDAFLKLNYNTNKWQFALIPHVFLAAADVVTPLNEKLNSYLGTEIDATFGYNFKKDITITGGYSQMFGSKTLEFIKNGDANHTNNWAWLMISVNPKIFSWKK, encoded by the coding sequence ATGAAAAAACTTAAACTAATTTTAATACTTATCGCAGGATTAAGTTTCGAACTTCAGGCACAAGAATTAGATGTTAACCTACAGATCAGGCCACGTTTTGAATATCGCAACGGTTACAAGCAACTTTTACAAGAAGGACAAAAAGGAACTTCTCAAATTTCACAGCGTTCGCGTTTAAATTTCAATTACAAACAAGAAGATTTAATTGTAAAATTAACTCTTCAAAATACTAGAACTTGGGGAGATGTTACTCCAACCGCAATTGCTGATAAAAATGGAGTCGCTGTTTTTGAAGCTTGGGCACAATATAACTTCACGGAAAAATGGAGTGCAAGAATGGGACGCCAAGTACTTTCATATGATAACCAGCGTATTTTAGGAGAACAAGATTGGGCTCAGCAAGCTGAAAGTCACGATGCATTAACGGTTTCGTTTCATACAGAAACCCAAAAATTAGATTTTGGTGGTGCTTACAATTCAACAGCCGAAAACATTATACAAACACCTTACACCGTATCTAATTACAAAACATTACAATATGCATGGTACCACAATCAATTTAATGAACATTTAGGTGCAAGTTTTTTAGTATTGAATACAGGTTATGAATATGCTCCTAACCCAAATCCTGATAACAAACTAATAGTTGATTACAAACAAACTTTTGGACCTTATGTAGCATATAAAACAAGCAAAATAGACACTAATTTTTGGGTATACGGACAAACTGGAAAAAGTAACGATTTACAAGTAAGCGCATGGAATGCTGCAGCTAATTTTGGTTACAATATAACTGAAGCTTTTAAATTAGGTTTAGGCTATGAATTTTTATCAGGAAAATCTACAAATGACGGAAGTACTGTAATCAAATCGTTCAATCCCATTTTTGGAACCAATCACGGTTTTAATGGTTACATGGATTACTTCTATGTTGGCAATCACTTAAATAGTGTGGGTTTACAGGATGCATTCCTTAAATTAAATTACAATACAAACAAATGGCAATTTGCTTTAATTCCGCACGTATTTTTAGCTGCTGCTGATGTAGTTACACCTTTAAATGAAAAATTAAATTCTTATTTAGGAACAGAGATTGATGCAACTTTTGGATATAATTTCAAAAAAGACATTACAATAACAGGAGGTTATTCTCAAATGTTTGGTTCTAAAACTTTAGAATTTATTAAAAATGGAGATGCTAATCACACCAACAATTGGGCTTGGTTAATGATTTCTGTAAATCCTAAAATTTTTAGCTGGAAAAAATAA
- a CDS encoding MFS transporter — MKNTNSLSQSHKILFLNTLAFTVCFACWTLNGVLVTFLVDNGIFHWDVIQVGWLLGIPILTGSIMRLPIGILTDKFGGKYVFSLLLLLCSIPLFLLPYADSFAMFALLSFLFGMVGTSFAVGIGYTSIWYPKEWQGRALGIFGMGNAGAAITTFLAPSLLNHFSIDDPQNGWKILPVIYAVSLVVIGIAFLIFAQNKKIESNGKSVSQMLTPLKSQRVWRFGAYYFLVFGCFVAYSQWLLPNFMNVYQTSLVMGGLFATMFSLPSGVIRAFGGYLSDKFGARKVMYWVLGSSVILSALLSIPKMEITTSGPGILAAKKGVVNEISNKTVKVGDKEYPITQKTSTAGSENAIFPTTSSWQDVVVSQNQSVAKKELIAKGVTVIKFDANMWVFLILVILIGISWGIGKAAVYKHIPEYFPNEVGVVGGMVGMIGGLGGFFGPIIFGYLLTATGIWSSSWIFILIFSTICLVWMHYTITQLSKEKEVKISKAKLEPAY; from the coding sequence ATGAAAAATACAAACTCACTATCGCAATCACACAAAATTTTATTTTTGAACACATTGGCATTTACAGTGTGTTTTGCCTGCTGGACTTTAAACGGGGTTTTGGTAACCTTTTTAGTTGATAACGGAATTTTCCATTGGGATGTAATTCAAGTGGGATGGCTTTTAGGTATTCCAATTTTAACTGGATCAATTATGCGTTTGCCAATCGGAATCTTGACGGATAAATTTGGCGGAAAATATGTTTTTTCACTTTTATTATTGCTTTGTTCAATTCCGCTCTTCCTTCTTCCCTACGCTGACAGTTTCGCGATGTTTGCTTTACTAAGCTTTTTATTCGGAATGGTCGGAACTAGTTTTGCTGTCGGAATTGGTTATACTTCAATCTGGTATCCAAAAGAATGGCAAGGTCGCGCACTTGGAATCTTCGGAATGGGAAATGCCGGCGCAGCAATTACGACCTTTTTAGCACCTTCATTATTAAATCATTTTTCCATTGACGACCCGCAAAATGGGTGGAAAATACTTCCTGTAATTTATGCCGTTTCATTAGTCGTAATCGGAATTGCCTTTTTAATTTTCGCTCAAAATAAAAAAATAGAAAGCAATGGAAAATCTGTTTCTCAAATGCTTACGCCATTAAAATCACAAAGAGTTTGGCGTTTTGGAGCTTATTATTTCCTAGTTTTTGGATGCTTTGTAGCCTATTCTCAATGGTTATTGCCAAACTTCATGAACGTGTATCAAACTAGTTTGGTTATGGGAGGTTTATTTGCCACAATGTTCAGTTTGCCTTCTGGAGTAATTAGAGCTTTTGGAGGTTATTTATCAGATAAATTCGGAGCGAGAAAAGTAATGTATTGGGTTTTGGGTTCATCTGTAATTTTAAGTGCTTTATTATCAATTCCTAAAATGGAAATTACCACTTCTGGTCCTGGAATCTTAGCCGCTAAAAAAGGTGTAGTAAACGAAATTAGCAATAAAACGGTAAAAGTTGGTGATAAAGAATATCCCATTACACAAAAAACAAGTACAGCTGGATCTGAAAATGCTATTTTCCCAACCACTTCAAGCTGGCAGGATGTAGTTGTATCTCAAAATCAAAGCGTTGCCAAAAAAGAACTAATTGCAAAAGGTGTAACAGTTATTAAATTCGATGCCAATATGTGGGTTTTCTTGATTTTAGTAATTCTAATTGGAATTTCTTGGGGAATTGGGAAAGCAGCGGTTTACAAACATATTCCAGAATATTTCCCAAATGAAGTTGGTGTTGTAGGCGGAATGGTCGGAATGATTGGCGGTTTAGGCGGATTCTTTGGTCCAATTATCTTCGGATATTTATTAACGGCAACTGGAATCTGGTCAAGTTCATGGATTTTTATTCTAATCTTTTCAACTATTTGCCTAGTTTGGATGCATTACACTATCACACAACTATCTAAAGAGAAAGAAGTTAAAATAAGTAAAGCAAAACTAGAGCCTGCATATTAA
- a CDS encoding response regulator transcription factor → MSNIIRVVLVDDHVFVRDGIKSLLENEANIEVVGEAIDGVDALEVVAETKPDLLIADIRMPNMTGIELVEKLRSENNNVKIIMLSMHESEEYVLKSIKAGADGYLLKGSSKEEFLKALHSVSAGGKYFSGDISSILIGQLTNSSASLEPKQTLGEEMMITKREKEILTLLLSGKGNKEIAEALDISKRTAEVHRFNLMKKLKVKNLMELSNKAAEYSLI, encoded by the coding sequence ATGAGCAATATCATTCGTGTAGTATTAGTAGATGACCATGTTTTTGTTAGAGACGGAATCAAATCTTTACTGGAAAACGAAGCAAACATTGAGGTTGTAGGCGAAGCTATTGATGGTGTTGACGCACTTGAAGTTGTTGCCGAGACAAAACCCGATTTACTTATAGCCGATATTCGTATGCCTAACATGACTGGTATAGAACTAGTAGAAAAACTTAGAAGCGAGAATAACAACGTAAAAATCATCATGCTTTCGATGCACGAATCAGAAGAATATGTTTTAAAATCTATAAAAGCTGGAGCCGATGGTTATTTACTTAAAGGTTCAAGCAAAGAAGAATTTTTAAAAGCACTTCATAGCGTTTCTGCTGGAGGAAAATATTTCAGCGGAGATATTTCTTCTATTTTAATTGGACAATTGACAAATTCTTCTGCATCATTAGAACCTAAGCAAACTCTAGGAGAAGAAATGATGATTACAAAAAGAGAAAAAGAAATCCTTACTCTTTTATTATCAGGAAAAGGAAACAAAGAAATCGCCGAAGCCTTAGATATTAGTAAACGAACTGCCGAAGTACACCGTTTCAACTTGATGAAAAAGCTTAAAGTAAAAAACTTAATGGAACTTTCTAATAAGGCGGCTGAGTATTCTTTAATCTAA
- a CDS encoding PAS domain-containing sensor histidine kinase encodes MKKSNQEAAEKITFKNLRRLYFFALLTIALTIIVSQFLVQYNLNQQLSDSKIINFSGKQRMLSQKIVKEVLILHYVSDSATANKTSHLKEVLELWKKNQNALENGNDSLAFPKEKSETLNKLYLEINPIFSKIAETTNSFLLNLQQKKSISENQKLVQTILENEGIFLSKMNQIVTQYDLEAHEKVTEQRRIEYWIFGFTLLVLLLEFFFIFKPTNKKIERLIAKLLSSEKKALKLAYNTEIISEIKENSVKELKSLNYAMENTLLYCRISPDGSIIHIGEKFAKLLNYTKFSSNKKFSEVLTEDEKEQVNFDRLIFEKQRSGWQGEIKIVNKDEKEIWLDLSMVPVMIKKDELELLIVCFNITERKKAQREVERLNLENTTEKINQQKIISSKIVENQENEQNRIAKEIHDGIGQMLTGLKFSLESINLDDREKSEQKIEYLKKLSLDIIKGVRTATFNLMPPELSDHGIVSSLSKLTQELSKLTGKEILFYNKTDFDRRLDSLIEINIYRLTQEAINNAIKYAESSHIIVQLSHSETLLSIIVDDNGKGFDVNSVDKKRNSESGMGLLFMKERIQYINGRVFMNSIPGEGTRITFNIPILK; translated from the coding sequence ATGAAGAAAAGCAATCAGGAAGCTGCAGAAAAAATCACTTTCAAAAATTTACGACGACTGTATTTTTTTGCGCTTCTTACTATTGCCTTAACCATAATTGTTAGTCAGTTTCTGGTTCAATACAATCTGAATCAGCAGTTAAGTGATTCTAAGATTATCAATTTTTCTGGAAAACAGAGAATGTTGAGTCAGAAAATCGTCAAAGAAGTTCTGATTTTACATTACGTTTCTGATTCGGCTACAGCCAACAAAACTTCGCACTTAAAAGAAGTTTTAGAACTTTGGAAGAAAAACCAAAACGCATTAGAAAACGGAAACGATAGTTTGGCTTTTCCAAAAGAAAAAAGCGAAACGCTAAATAAATTGTATCTGGAAATCAACCCGATTTTCAGTAAAATTGCAGAAACAACGAATTCTTTTCTGCTGAATTTACAACAAAAAAAATCAATCTCAGAAAATCAAAAACTGGTTCAAACTATTTTAGAAAACGAAGGCATCTTCCTTTCGAAAATGAATCAGATTGTTACACAATATGATCTTGAAGCGCACGAAAAAGTAACCGAACAACGCCGAATCGAATATTGGATTTTCGGTTTTACATTACTGGTTCTGCTTTTGGAATTCTTTTTCATTTTCAAACCAACCAACAAGAAAATCGAAAGGTTAATTGCCAAGCTTTTATCTTCTGAAAAGAAAGCTTTAAAACTGGCATACAACACCGAAATCATCTCCGAAATCAAAGAAAACTCTGTAAAAGAATTAAAATCGCTCAATTACGCGATGGAAAATACGTTACTGTATTGCCGAATTTCACCAGACGGTTCGATCATTCATATTGGAGAAAAATTTGCCAAACTTTTAAATTACACCAAGTTTTCATCCAACAAAAAATTCTCTGAAGTTTTAACTGAAGATGAAAAAGAACAAGTTAATTTTGATCGTCTTATTTTCGAAAAACAAAGAAGTGGCTGGCAGGGCGAAATCAAAATTGTAAATAAAGACGAAAAAGAAATTTGGCTCGATTTGTCAATGGTTCCCGTAATGATTAAAAAAGACGAACTGGAACTTTTGATTGTTTGCTTCAACATCACTGAACGTAAAAAAGCGCAACGCGAAGTCGAACGTTTGAATCTTGAAAACACAACTGAAAAAATCAATCAACAGAAGATTATTTCAAGTAAAATCGTTGAAAATCAAGAAAACGAACAAAACAGAATCGCCAAAGAAATCCACGACGGAATTGGTCAAATGCTTACAGGTTTAAAATTCAGTTTAGAAAGTATCAATCTGGATGACAGAGAAAAATCGGAACAAAAAATCGAGTATTTAAAGAAGCTTTCTTTGGATATTATAAAAGGCGTAAGAACGGCGACTTTCAACTTAATGCCACCAGAATTAAGCGATCACGGAATCGTTTCGTCACTTTCAAAATTGACTCAGGAACTTTCCAAATTAACCGGAAAAGAAATCCTATTCTACAACAAAACCGATTTTGACCGACGTTTAGATTCACTAATCGAAATCAACATTTACAGACTTACGCAAGAAGCCATCAACAACGCCATAAAATATGCCGAATCATCTCATATTATTGTACAACTTTCGCATAGTGAAACACTTTTAAGTATCATCGTAGACGACAACGGAAAAGGCTTCGACGTCAATTCAGTCGACAAAAAACGCAACAGCGAATCTGGAATGGGACTTTTATTCATGAAAGAACGAATCCAATACATCAACGGCCGCGTGTTCATGAACTCCATTCCAGGCGAAGGAACCAGAATTACATTCAACATTCCCATTTTGAAATGA
- a CDS encoding DUF4202 domain-containing protein: MSTPFQKASEWIDAENAQDPNIELDQNKEYPKELLYSNRMYKRLMQFEPNASEQVQIASKAQHICRWKVARESYPMDRVGYLKWREELKKFHAKTTAGILEKAGYDQTFIDRVSFLIEKKLLKKDAETQLLEDVICLVFLEYYLEPFVEKHDEEKLKNIIKKTWDKMSDKGHQEALKIKYSEENLNLIKASLGL, encoded by the coding sequence ATGAGTACACCTTTTCAAAAAGCAAGCGAATGGATAGATGCCGAAAACGCTCAAGATCCAAATATCGAATTAGACCAAAACAAAGAATATCCAAAAGAATTATTGTATTCAAACAGGATGTATAAAAGACTGATGCAGTTTGAGCCAAATGCTTCAGAACAAGTTCAGATTGCTTCCAAAGCTCAGCACATTTGCAGATGGAAAGTCGCTCGCGAATCCTATCCAATGGATCGTGTGGGTTATTTAAAATGGAGAGAAGAACTTAAAAAATTCCACGCAAAAACTACCGCTGGAATATTAGAAAAAGCGGGATACGACCAAACTTTCATAGATCGTGTTTCTTTCTTAATCGAAAAAAAACTGCTTAAAAAAGATGCTGAAACGCAATTACTTGAAGATGTAATTTGTTTGGTGTTTTTAGAATATTACTTAGAACCTTTCGTTGAAAAACATGATGAAGAAAAACTGAAAAACATCATCAAGAAAACTTGGGATAAAATGTCAGACAAAGGACATCAGGAAGCTTTAAAAATCAAATATTCTGAAGAGAACTTAAATCTAATAAAAGCTTCTTTAGGATTGTAA
- the nirD gene encoding nitrite reductase small subunit NirD — protein MEEILNQYETVHASDATIWFKAGKVEDFPTNRGGCIKYKNKQIAIFNFARRDAWYACQNACPHKMEMVLSRGMTGSADDIPKIACPMHKKTFSLVDGSNLNGEDYSIATYPVKIVEDEVFVGFID, from the coding sequence ATGGAAGAAATCTTAAATCAATACGAAACAGTTCACGCAAGCGACGCAACAATTTGGTTCAAAGCTGGTAAAGTAGAAGATTTTCCAACCAACCGAGGAGGCTGTATCAAATACAAAAACAAACAAATTGCGATTTTTAATTTCGCACGCCGTGACGCATGGTACGCTTGCCAAAATGCATGTCCGCATAAAATGGAAATGGTTCTTTCAAGAGGAATGACAGGTTCTGCCGATGATATTCCGAAAATTGCTTGCCCGATGCATAAAAAAACCTTTTCACTTGTTGATGGTTCGAATTTAAACGGCGAAGATTACAGCATTGCCACGTATCCCGTTAAGATTGTTGAAGATGAAGTTTTTGTAGGGTTTATTGATTGA
- the nirB gene encoding nitrite reductase large subunit NirB, producing the protein MIRVIVVGNGMVGYKFCEKFVAKSGQEKYQITVFGEEPRRAYDRVHLSEYFGGKTADDLSLSTTEWYEQNNIILNTSELITDINRDVKTIQTHLGKTHTYDYLVLATGSSPFVPPIEGVEKEGVFVYRTIEDLDAIMAYARKIKQKGATEAAVLGGGLLGLEAAKAVRDLGLNPHVVEFAPRLMPRQLDQGASDMLQSKIEELNIGIHLNKATQYIDGKESITGMMFANDELLKVDMLVISAGIKPRDELARVSGLEVGVRGGIVVNNQMRTSDPSIFAIGEAALYNQNIYGLVAPGYEMADVAAEQILNGDKTMRETIDMSTQLKLIGVEVASFGDPFIENSDVTAIIYENKLSGVYKRINVTKDSKKLLGGILVGDSSDYGSLFQIYINEMALPKNPEDLILGSRDGSEGSSLGSVMDLPDTAVICSCENVTKGSICCKILDESCATFSDVIKATKATSGCGGCKPMVSDLVKATQKSLGKEVKEVICEHFGYTRQELFDLVKINKYENFYDVLDHHGKGDGCEVCKPVVASIFSSIYNDTANKHITTQDTNDRFLANIQRNGTYSVVPRVAGGEITAEKLIVIGEVAKQFDLYTKITGAQRVDLFGAHLSDLPKIWKILIENGFESGHAYGKSLRAVKSCVGNAWCRYGMDDSAGFAIELENRYKGIRSPHKLKGGVSACIRECAEARGKDFGLIAVEGGWNLYIAGNGGANPKHAVLLAEKIDKETVIKYMDRFLMYYIRTAGPLIRTSTWLEKLDGGLEYLKQVIIEDSLGICETLEAEMQTLVNTFECEWKQVLEKPRLLKRFNHFVNSDEKDDNIAFVPLRDQKMPKAWS; encoded by the coding sequence ATGATTAGAGTAATAGTAGTTGGAAACGGCATGGTTGGTTATAAATTTTGCGAAAAGTTTGTTGCAAAATCAGGACAAGAAAAGTATCAAATCACAGTATTTGGTGAAGAACCAAGACGCGCTTACGATCGCGTTCACTTAAGCGAGTACTTTGGAGGAAAAACGGCAGATGACTTATCACTGTCAACAACTGAATGGTATGAACAAAACAATATTATTCTAAACACATCTGAGTTAATTACAGATATTAATCGTGATGTAAAAACCATACAGACACACTTAGGCAAAACACATACGTACGACTACTTAGTTTTGGCTACAGGTTCATCACCTTTTGTTCCACCAATTGAAGGGGTAGAAAAAGAAGGTGTTTTCGTTTACAGGACCATCGAAGATCTAGACGCTATTATGGCGTACGCTAGAAAAATAAAACAAAAAGGTGCTACTGAAGCGGCTGTTTTAGGTGGTGGATTATTAGGATTAGAAGCTGCAAAAGCGGTTCGTGATTTAGGTTTGAATCCTCATGTGGTGGAATTTGCTCCTCGTTTGATGCCGAGACAATTGGATCAAGGCGCGAGCGATATGCTTCAATCTAAAATAGAGGAATTAAATATCGGAATTCATCTTAACAAAGCAACGCAATATATTGACGGAAAGGAAAGTATAACAGGAATGATGTTTGCAAACGACGAATTGTTAAAAGTAGACATGTTGGTTATTTCTGCCGGAATTAAACCTCGTGACGAACTGGCAAGAGTTTCAGGGCTTGAAGTTGGCGTTAGAGGTGGAATTGTGGTAAACAATCAAATGCGAACATCAGATCCTTCTATTTTTGCGATTGGCGAAGCAGCACTTTACAACCAAAACATCTACGGACTTGTTGCTCCAGGTTACGAAATGGCTGATGTAGCCGCTGAGCAAATCTTAAATGGTGACAAAACCATGAGAGAAACCATCGATATGTCAACACAATTGAAATTGATTGGTGTAGAAGTGGCAAGTTTTGGTGATCCTTTTATTGAAAATAGTGACGTTACCGCTATTATTTACGAAAATAAATTAAGTGGCGTTTACAAAAGAATCAACGTTACAAAAGATTCTAAAAAGCTTTTAGGCGGAATTTTAGTTGGAGATTCAAGCGATTACGGTTCACTTTTCCAGATTTACATTAACGAAATGGCATTGCCTAAAAATCCGGAAGATTTGATTTTAGGTTCTCGCGATGGTTCTGAAGGTTCTTCTTTAGGAAGTGTTATGGATTTGCCAGATACAGCGGTTATTTGTTCTTGCGAAAATGTGACTAAAGGTTCAATTTGTTGTAAAATTTTAGATGAATCTTGTGCTACTTTTTCAGATGTAATAAAAGCAACTAAAGCAACTTCTGGTTGTGGAGGCTGTAAACCAATGGTCTCTGATTTGGTAAAAGCAACTCAAAAATCTTTAGGAAAAGAAGTAAAAGAAGTTATTTGCGAGCATTTCGGCTATACGCGTCAAGAATTATTCGATTTGGTAAAAATCAACAAATACGAGAATTTCTATGACGTTCTGGATCATCACGGAAAAGGTGACGGATGCGAAGTTTGTAAACCAGTTGTCGCTTCTATTTTCTCAAGTATTTACAATGATACGGCCAACAAACACATCACAACTCAAGATACAAACGATAGATTTTTGGCAAACATTCAGCGAAATGGAACCTATTCTGTTGTTCCGAGAGTTGCCGGAGGAGAAATTACAGCTGAAAAACTAATCGTAATTGGCGAAGTCGCAAAACAATTCGATTTGTATACTAAAATTACTGGAGCACAAAGAGTTGATTTATTCGGAGCACATTTAAGTGACTTACCAAAAATCTGGAAAATCTTAATAGAAAATGGTTTTGAAAGTGGTCACGCTTACGGAAAATCGCTTCGTGCTGTAAAAAGCTGTGTTGGAAATGCTTGGTGCCGCTATGGAATGGACGACAGCGCCGGATTTGCGATTGAACTAGAAAACAGATACAAAGGAATTCGTTCTCCTCATAAATTAAAAGGTGGTGTTTCAGCTTGTATTCGCGAATGCGCGGAAGCACGTGGAAAAGATTTCGGATTAATCGCTGTTGAAGGTGGATGGAATTTATACATTGCAGGAAATGGAGGCGCGAATCCAAAACATGCAGTTTTATTGGCTGAAAAAATCGACAAAGAAACGGTAATCAAATACATGGATCGTTTCTTAATGTATTACATCCGCACTGCTGGCCCGCTTATTAGAACTTCAACTTGGCTTGAAAAATTAGACGGAGGTTTAGAGTATCTAAAACAAGTCATTATTGAAGACAGTTTAGGAATCTGCGAAACGCTTGAAGCTGAAATGCAGACTTTGGTAAACACTTTCGAATGCGAATGGAAACAAGTTCTAGAAAAACCAAGATTATTGAAACGTTTCAACCATTTCGTGAACTCTGATGAGAAAGATGACAATATCGCGTTTGTTCCGTTAAGAGATCAAAAAATGCCAAAAGCTTGGTCATAA
- a CDS encoding META domain-containing protein has product MKKVLSILLLSFLVLGCKTAANKDSVATSTTSSTEEDLKYYFKGTGNEPFLGIKIGNEEIVFTSLIPGKEKISFPSVEAIRTMDANVKMYKVSNETTSATITIQQLDCQDSMSGAISPYSVKVEIKNNSELEAKKLSGCGKYLTDYRLHDIWVLEELNGYKVFATDFQKEFPRMEINSTENQFMGYGGCNSITGQIFFEKDLLRFTKVVSNLMACPQGNKESEFLKALQSTTTYSIENNQLTLSNPSGKLIVFKKVD; this is encoded by the coding sequence ATGAAAAAAGTACTTTCAATATTGCTGTTATCATTCTTAGTCTTGGGATGCAAAACGGCAGCAAACAAAGATTCTGTTGCAACTTCGACAACAAGTTCTACAGAAGAAGATTTAAAATATTATTTTAAAGGAACCGGAAATGAACCTTTTTTGGGAATCAAAATAGGGAATGAAGAAATTGTTTTTACATCATTAATTCCAGGGAAAGAAAAAATCTCTTTTCCATCTGTTGAAGCTATTAGGACAATGGATGCTAATGTGAAAATGTATAAGGTAAGTAACGAAACCACTTCGGCAACTATTACAATACAGCAGTTAGATTGTCAGGATTCTATGTCTGGTGCGATTTCACCGTATAGTGTAAAAGTAGAAATCAAAAATAATTCGGAATTAGAAGCGAAAAAATTAAGCGGTTGTGGAAAATATCTAACAGATTATCGATTGCACGATATTTGGGTTTTGGAAGAACTTAATGGTTATAAGGTTTTTGCAACCGATTTTCAAAAGGAATTCCCAAGAATGGAGATTAATTCAACAGAAAATCAGTTTATGGGATATGGCGGTTGTAATTCAATAACGGGACAAATCTTTTTTGAAAAAGATCTCCTTCGTTTTACAAAAGTAGTTTCCAACTTAATGGCTTGTCCGCAAGGAAATAAAGAGAGCGAATTTTTGAAAGCTTTACAAAGCACAACAACGTATTCTATTGAAAATAACCAATTGACTTTGTCGAATCCTTCTGGGAAATTGATTGTTTTTAAGAAAGTTGATTAA